A genomic segment from Rubrobacter tropicus encodes:
- the tsaD gene encoding tRNA (adenosine(37)-N6)-threonylcarbamoyltransferase complex transferase subunit TsaD: MILAIETSCDDTCAAVIRPDGRKALSNVVHTQTEHARYGGVVPEVASRAHLERLDGVIEKALADAGTDLEGITGVAVTVRPGLIGALLVGVAAAKGIAYARRLPLVPVNHLEGHVAAAYLAQPDLEPPFVALIASGGHTALYSVNGEGMSLLGETLDDAAGEALDKGARMLGLGFPGGPEISRAAANGDPARHEFPVGLRDKNNLDFSFSGLKTSLLYKLKALDEDGAREELPHLAAGYEHAVVEALSRKLLRAAEAGDAQTVVVAGGVAANGLLRRTLEEECGRRGLRLVIPPPGLCTDNAAMIGAAAPLSRAVPFPEYLTLNARSV; encoded by the coding sequence ATGATCCTCGCCATAGAGACCTCCTGCGACGACACCTGCGCCGCTGTAATACGGCCCGACGGCCGCAAAGCCCTCTCGAACGTGGTCCACACCCAGACCGAGCACGCCCGCTACGGCGGCGTCGTCCCCGAGGTCGCATCGCGTGCCCACCTCGAACGGCTGGACGGGGTGATCGAAAAAGCGCTCGCTGACGCCGGCACGGACCTCGAAGGAATTACCGGCGTCGCCGTGACGGTGAGGCCCGGTCTCATAGGGGCGCTCCTGGTCGGCGTCGCGGCCGCGAAGGGGATCGCCTACGCCCGCCGGCTGCCGCTCGTCCCCGTCAACCACCTGGAGGGCCACGTCGCGGCGGCCTACCTCGCGCAGCCCGACCTGGAACCCCCGTTCGTGGCCCTGATCGCCTCCGGCGGGCACACCGCCCTCTACTCCGTGAACGGCGAGGGCATGAGCCTCCTGGGTGAAACGCTGGACGACGCGGCGGGGGAAGCGCTGGACAAGGGGGCCAGGATGCTCGGCCTCGGCTTCCCCGGTGGGCCTGAGATCTCACGCGCCGCCGCAAACGGCGACCCGGCCCGCCACGAGTTTCCCGTGGGACTCAGGGACAAGAACAACCTCGACTTCAGCTTCTCGGGTCTCAAGACGAGCCTCCTCTACAAGCTCAAAGCCCTGGACGAGGATGGGGCGCGCGAGGAGCTGCCGCACCTGGCCGCCGGCTACGAGCACGCCGTGGTCGAAGCCCTCTCCCGCAAGCTCCTGCGCGCCGCCGAAGCCGGAGACGCGCAGACGGTCGTGGTCGCGGGGGGCGTCGCGGCAAACGGGCTCTTGCGCCGCACCCTGGAAGAAGAGTGCGGACGGCGCGGCCTCAGGCTCGTGATCCCGCCCCCCGGGTTGTGTACGGATAACGCCGCCATGATCGGGGCCGCGGCCCCGCTCTCGCGCGCCGTCCCCTTCCCCGAATACCTGACGCTAAATGCCCGGAGCGTGTAG
- a CDS encoding M23 family metallopeptidase has product MPRFGWMRLAYLFLILTILVALARFGDPDAEARSLSARTPDAPKAPTVQENPEAPRLTEEVVSSLEDIRGSTGRPNVGPDITEPRLPAARIPHGSEPSARDEQKPEVEETQASATEPPVFYRPSVPDAGPDSGPVCGNVGGAPKDGRIVFPLEKRFYYSYDDTWGAPRAQGGHEGTDLMTPPGVPEYAITDGTVVPVAGSDADGWNTLGGHTVMVRADYSIGPIRQGDLFYYAHLERESALPIGARVQAGQVVGYAGDTGQGPPVTRGLFPPHLHLGWYDGTGDRQEADSGAMNPYPLLEWIKSNGGAVTGDSDARFCEAPSPTPPPPSNPGISPDLDTGSNDPKPSPAQKDARQENPKPAAKPDRQNRPEKQPRKDPTTAPAKPQHTNRPDDTKPTKPDQPKPNPVKPEPPTQPGPSHEQYAAAGATLKPHP; this is encoded by the coding sequence GTGCCGCGGTTCGGCTGGATGAGGCTCGCGTACTTGTTCCTGATCCTGACGATCCTCGTGGCCCTGGCCCGGTTCGGAGACCCCGACGCCGAGGCCCGCTCCCTGTCCGCGCGTACGCCCGACGCCCCGAAAGCCCCAACGGTACAGGAGAATCCCGAGGCCCCGCGGTTGACGGAGGAAGTAGTCTCGTCCCTGGAAGACATACGCGGGAGCACGGGGCGGCCGAACGTGGGCCCGGATATCACCGAGCCTCGCCTGCCAGCGGCCCGGATCCCGCACGGGTCAGAACCGTCGGCTAGAGACGAGCAGAAGCCGGAGGTCGAAGAAACGCAGGCCTCCGCGACCGAACCGCCCGTCTTCTACCGTCCTTCGGTCCCGGACGCCGGACCCGATTCCGGACCCGTCTGCGGGAACGTCGGTGGGGCCCCGAAGGACGGCAGGATCGTGTTCCCCCTGGAGAAGCGTTTCTACTACTCCTACGACGACACCTGGGGGGCGCCGCGCGCGCAGGGCGGACACGAGGGGACGGACCTGATGACCCCGCCGGGCGTGCCCGAGTACGCCATCACCGACGGCACCGTGGTCCCGGTCGCCGGGTCCGACGCGGACGGATGGAACACCCTCGGCGGCCACACGGTGATGGTCCGGGCCGACTACTCGATAGGCCCGATCCGTCAGGGCGACCTCTTCTATTACGCCCACCTGGAGCGGGAGAGCGCGCTACCCATCGGCGCCAGGGTCCAGGCCGGCCAGGTCGTCGGCTACGCGGGCGACACGGGACAGGGCCCGCCCGTGACCCGTGGCCTCTTCCCGCCCCACCTGCACCTCGGCTGGTACGACGGGACCGGCGACCGGCAAGAAGCCGACTCCGGCGCCATGAACCCGTACCCGCTCCTCGAATGGATCAAGTCCAACGGCGGCGCCGTCACCGGCGACTCCGACGCCCGCTTCTGCGAGGCCCCGAGCCCCACCCCGCCCCCCCCCTCGAACCCGGGCATCAGCCCCGACCTGGACACCGGCTCGAACGACCCGAAGCCGAGCCCGGCCCAAAAAGATGCCCGCCAAGAGAACCCGAAACCCGCCGCCAAGCCCGACCGCCAGAACCGTCCCGAAAAACAGCCCCGCAAAGATCCCACAACCGCCCCCGCAAAACCCCAGCACACAAACCGACCGGACGACACCAAGCCCACCAAGCCCGATCAACCCAAGCCGAACCCCGTAAAACCCGAACCCCCCACCCAGCCAGGGCCGTCGCACGAACAATACGCCGCCGCGGGAGCAACCCTCAAACCGCACCCGTAG
- the groL gene encoding chaperonin GroEL (60 kDa chaperone family; promotes refolding of misfolded polypeptides especially under stressful conditions; forms two stacked rings of heptamers to form a barrel-shaped 14mer; ends can be capped by GroES; misfolded proteins enter the barrel where they are refolded when GroES binds) — MAHKELRFNTEARRALEAGVNKLAEAVKITLGPKGQYVVLDKKFGSPTITNDGVTIAREIELEDIFENQGAQLVKEVATKTNDVAGDGTTTATVLAQTIVREGLKNVAAGANPVILRAGIDKAVAVAVEAVKNQSQEISGRDEISRVGAISARSDEIGNVIADAIDKVGKDGVVNVEEGQTFGMDLEFTEGMQFDKGYLSPYFVTDQERMEAVLDDPYVLIANQKIGNVQDVLPVLNQVMQSNRPLLIVSEDVEGEALATLIVNKLRGTFNAAAVKAPGFGDRRKRMLEDIAILTGGEVITEELGLKLENTQLNQLGSARRVVITKDNTVIVDGAGDVEAIKGRINQIRSEIESTDSDFDREKLQERLAKLAGGVAVIKVGAATETELKERKHRVEDALSATRAALEEGIVPGGGVALLKAQSPVGDLVEQLDGDERTGARIVHRALEEPIRQIAFNAGADGSIVVDKVRNQADSQGFNALTGEYEDLVQAGVIDPAMVTRSALQNAASIGSLIVTTNVVVAEPEEDAPAMPAGGMGGMM, encoded by the coding sequence GTGGCGCATAAGGAGCTAAGGTTCAATACCGAGGCGCGTCGGGCGCTGGAGGCGGGCGTCAACAAGCTCGCCGAGGCGGTCAAGATCACGCTCGGGCCGAAGGGTCAGTACGTGGTGCTCGACAAGAAGTTCGGCTCGCCGACCATCACCAACGACGGCGTAACGATCGCCAGGGAGATCGAGCTCGAGGACATCTTCGAGAACCAGGGCGCCCAGCTCGTCAAGGAAGTCGCCACCAAGACCAACGACGTCGCGGGCGACGGGACGACCACGGCCACCGTGCTCGCCCAGACCATCGTGCGCGAGGGCCTCAAGAACGTCGCCGCCGGCGCCAACCCGGTCATCCTCCGGGCGGGCATCGACAAGGCCGTAGCCGTCGCCGTCGAGGCCGTCAAGAACCAGTCGCAGGAGATCTCGGGTCGCGATGAGATCTCGCGGGTCGGCGCGATTTCCGCCCGCTCGGACGAGATCGGCAACGTCATAGCCGACGCCATAGACAAGGTCGGCAAGGACGGCGTCGTGAACGTCGAGGAGGGCCAGACCTTCGGGATGGACCTCGAGTTCACCGAGGGTATGCAGTTCGACAAGGGCTACCTCTCCCCGTACTTCGTCACCGACCAGGAGCGCATGGAGGCCGTCCTCGACGACCCCTACGTCCTGATCGCCAACCAGAAGATCGGCAACGTCCAGGACGTGCTGCCGGTCCTCAACCAGGTGATGCAGTCCAACCGCCCGCTCCTCATAGTCTCCGAGGACGTCGAGGGCGAGGCTTTGGCCACCCTCATCGTCAACAAGCTGCGCGGCACCTTCAACGCGGCCGCGGTCAAGGCCCCCGGCTTCGGTGATCGGCGCAAGAGGATGCTCGAGGACATCGCCATCCTTACCGGTGGCGAGGTCATCACCGAGGAGCTCGGCCTCAAGCTCGAGAACACCCAGCTCAACCAGCTCGGCAGCGCGAGGCGCGTCGTCATCACCAAGGACAACACGGTCATCGTGGACGGCGCCGGTGACGTGGAGGCCATCAAGGGCCGCATCAACCAGATCCGCTCGGAGATAGAGTCCACCGACTCTGACTTCGACCGCGAGAAGCTGCAGGAGCGTCTGGCGAAGCTGGCCGGCGGTGTCGCCGTCATCAAGGTCGGCGCGGCCACCGAGACGGAGCTCAAGGAGCGCAAGCACCGCGTCGAGGACGCCCTGTCCGCGACCCGGGCCGCCCTGGAAGAGGGCATCGTTCCCGGCGGTGGCGTGGCGCTGCTCAAGGCGCAGTCCCCGGTCGGCGACCTCGTGGAGCAGCTCGACGGCGACGAGAGGACCGGTGCCCGCATCGTGCATCGCGCCCTCGAGGAGCCGATCCGTCAGATCGCCTTCAACGCCGGCGCCGACGGCTCTATCGTCGTCGACAAGGTCCGCAACCAGGCCGACTCCCAGGGCTTCAACGCCCTGACCGGCGAGTACGAGGACCTGGTCCAGGCCGGCGTCATCGATCCTGCCATGGTCACCAGGAGCGCGTTGCAGAACGCCGCCTCCATCGGTTCGCTCATCGTCACCACCAACGTGGTCGTCGCCGAGCCCGAGGAGGACGCGCCCGCCATGCCCGCAGGCGGCATGGGCGGCATGATGTAA
- a CDS encoding DUF2752 domain-containing protein → MAFTGCYCPGCASLRALHQITRGHLATASGSIPCRPYRCRLWGNTSLPTLHLPFGDGLLGLSTSRRRSSGLCRESLSSTGPRGMCPSTRSCCSPPDPTELSEVSGGLRGVTIRVSPGSQRVYIGARPVTGRGRKGREIGRGLGIMVVVLVVVLLIVLGLPFIVG, encoded by the coding sequence CTGGCATTCACTGGTTGTTACTGTCCAGGATGCGCAAGCCTTCGGGCCTTGCACCAGATCACACGCGGCCACCTTGCGACAGCTTCGGGCTCGATCCCTTGCCGGCCTTATCGTTGCCGTTTGTGGGGTAATACTTCGCTTCCCACGCTGCACTTACCTTTCGGGGACGGTCTCTTAGGACTCTCCACTTCCCGCCGGCGTTCATCTGGGCTCTGCCGGGAATCGTTGTCCTCTACTGGGCCCCGAGGAATGTGCCCCTCTACCCGTTCTTGTTGCTCGCCCCCTGATCCTACGGAACTCTCAGAGGTCTCAGGCGGGTTACGCGGCGTAACCATCCGAGTTTCGCCGGGGTCTCAAAGGGTATATATTGGCGCTAGGCCGGTTACCGGGCGAGGGAGAAAGGGGAGAGAGATAGGCAGGGGACTTGGCATCATGGTGGTTGTTCTGGTCGTAGTTCTGCTGATCGTGCTCGGTTTGCCGTTCATCGTAGGGTAG
- a CDS encoding GuaB3 family IMP dehydrogenase-related protein yields the protein MDIEIGRGKTARRAYGLDEIAIVPSRRTRDPEDIDISWSLGDLRLDLPCLASALDAAVDPATAGMIGDLGGLAVLNLEGLQTRYEDPGPVFEEIASLPEHKATRVMQELYTEPIKEELIFRRVQEIKDRGVIAAASLTPQRVERYHRAAIEAGLDVLVIQGTVVSAEHVSRTVEPLNLMEFVPALNVPVIVGGCASYSTALHLMRTGAVGVLVGVGPGRICTTRGVIGVGVPQATAVSDAAAARMRHYLETGEYVNVIADGGMRTGGEIAKAITCGADAVMLGSAFAKAEEAPGRGYSWGMATFHPTLPRGTRIQTKITGTIEEILVGPARENDGTLNLMGALKMSMATTGYQNIKEFQKAEVMFAPSLATEGKAEQSAQRVGMGK from the coding sequence ATGGATATTGAGATAGGACGCGGAAAGACGGCCCGCCGGGCGTACGGACTCGATGAGATCGCCATAGTGCCGAGCCGGAGGACCCGCGACCCCGAAGACATAGACATCTCCTGGTCTTTGGGGGACCTGCGCCTGGACCTGCCGTGCCTGGCCTCGGCGCTCGACGCGGCCGTGGACCCTGCGACGGCAGGCATGATCGGGGACCTCGGCGGCCTCGCCGTCCTCAACCTCGAAGGCCTCCAGACGCGCTACGAGGACCCGGGCCCGGTCTTCGAGGAGATAGCGAGCCTGCCGGAGCACAAGGCCACCCGCGTCATGCAGGAGCTCTACACCGAGCCCATCAAGGAAGAGCTGATCTTCCGCCGCGTCCAGGAGATAAAGGACCGCGGCGTCATAGCCGCCGCATCCCTGACCCCCCAGCGGGTCGAGCGCTACCACCGGGCGGCCATAGAAGCCGGGCTGGACGTGCTGGTCATTCAGGGCACCGTCGTCTCCGCCGAGCACGTCTCCCGCACGGTCGAGCCCCTGAATCTCATGGAGTTCGTGCCGGCCTTGAACGTGCCCGTGATAGTGGGCGGGTGCGCGAGCTACTCGACGGCGCTGCACCTCATGCGGACCGGGGCCGTGGGCGTGCTCGTCGGGGTCGGCCCCGGCAGGATCTGCACGACCCGGGGCGTCATAGGGGTCGGGGTGCCGCAGGCGACCGCCGTCTCGGACGCCGCCGCAGCACGGATGCGCCACTACCTGGAGACCGGCGAGTACGTCAACGTCATAGCCGACGGCGGGATGCGGACCGGGGGAGAGATCGCCAAGGCCATAACCTGCGGCGCCGACGCCGTCATGCTCGGCAGCGCTTTTGCGAAAGCGGAAGAGGCGCCGGGCCGGGGTTACTCCTGGGGGATGGCGACGTTCCATCCCACGCTGCCGCGCGGGACGCGCATCCAGACCAAGATCACGGGCACCATAGAGGAGATCCTGGTGGGACCCGCCCGCGAGAACGACGGGACCCTCAACCTCATGGGCGCCCTCAAGATGAGCATGGCGACCACCGGCTACCAGAACATAAAGGAGTTCCAGAAGGCCGAGGTGATGTTCGCGCCCTCGCTCGCGACGGAGGGAAAGGCCGAGCAGTCCGCCCAGCGCGTCGGGATGGGCAAGTAA
- the guaA gene encoding glutamine-hydrolyzing GMP synthase: MILVLDFGGQYSQLIARRVRECRVFSEMIPYDTPVEEIRRRNPEGIILSGGPNSVYGEGAPRVEDDLFDLDVPMLGICYGMQHMALSLGGEVGAVQIREYGRSDLLVKDHEGLFAGTPDGQKAWTSHGDAVLAAPEGFTVTAETPSVPIIAFEEPERGRFGVQFHPEVRHTEYGMEILKNFLFEACGCKPDWTPVNIITDAVERIRAQVGERKVICGLSGGVDSSTAAMLVHRAIGDNLTCVFVDHGLLRQNEAEQVIEAFGENSEVPLIHVDSKGRFLDKLAGVTDPEAKRKIIGEEFIRTFEEEARGIEDATFLVQGTLYSDVIESGTRDAAKIKSHHNVGGLPEVMDLDLVEPLRNLFKDEVRVVAAELGMPERLVWRQPFPGPGLAIRVIGDVTAERLEILRRADAVLQEEIRAAGLYRDLWQSFAVLPAIHSVGVMGDARTYAYPVVIRAVTSDDAMTADWARLPYDLLEKISNRIINEVPGVNRVALDITSKPPGTIEWE, from the coding sequence GTGATCCTGGTCCTCGACTTCGGCGGTCAGTACTCCCAACTCATAGCCAGGCGGGTCCGCGAGTGCCGCGTCTTCTCCGAGATGATCCCGTACGACACGCCGGTAGAGGAGATCAGACGCCGCAACCCCGAGGGCATCATCCTCTCCGGCGGCCCGAACTCCGTCTACGGCGAGGGCGCCCCGCGCGTGGAAGATGACCTCTTCGACCTCGACGTTCCCATGCTCGGCATCTGCTACGGGATGCAGCACATGGCGCTCTCTTTGGGCGGGGAGGTTGGCGCCGTCCAGATCCGGGAGTACGGCCGCTCCGACCTCTTGGTCAAGGACCACGAGGGTCTCTTCGCCGGCACCCCGGACGGCCAGAAGGCCTGGACGAGCCACGGTGACGCGGTCCTCGCCGCGCCGGAAGGTTTCACCGTAACGGCGGAGACGCCCTCCGTGCCGATCATCGCCTTTGAAGAGCCGGAACGGGGACGCTTCGGCGTCCAGTTCCATCCCGAGGTCCGCCACACGGAATACGGGATGGAGATCCTCAAGAACTTCCTCTTCGAGGCGTGCGGCTGCAAGCCCGACTGGACGCCGGTCAACATCATCACCGACGCCGTCGAGAGGATCAGGGCCCAGGTCGGCGAGCGGAAGGTCATCTGCGGCCTCTCCGGCGGGGTAGATTCTTCCACCGCCGCGATGCTCGTCCACAGGGCTATCGGGGACAACCTGACGTGCGTCTTCGTCGACCACGGGTTACTGCGCCAGAACGAGGCCGAGCAGGTGATCGAGGCGTTCGGGGAGAACTCGGAGGTTCCGCTCATCCACGTGGACTCCAAGGGGCGTTTCCTGGACAAGCTCGCCGGGGTCACGGACCCCGAGGCGAAGCGCAAGATCATCGGCGAGGAGTTTATCCGCACCTTCGAAGAGGAGGCCAGGGGGATAGAGGACGCCACCTTCCTCGTCCAGGGCACCCTATATAGCGACGTCATAGAGAGCGGTACCCGGGACGCGGCGAAGATAAAGAGCCACCACAACGTCGGAGGTCTGCCCGAGGTCATGGACCTCGACCTCGTCGAACCCTTACGGAACCTGTTCAAAGACGAGGTCCGCGTGGTCGCGGCGGAGCTCGGGATGCCCGAGCGGCTCGTGTGGCGCCAGCCGTTCCCCGGGCCCGGGCTCGCGATCCGGGTAATAGGCGACGTCACGGCGGAGAGGTTGGAGATACTGCGCCGGGCCGACGCCGTGCTGCAGGAGGAGATCCGGGCCGCGGGCCTCTACCGCGACCTCTGGCAGAGCTTCGCCGTCCTCCCCGCCATCCACTCCGTGGGCGTCATGGGCGACGCCCGAACCTACGCCTACCCCGTGGTCATAAGGGCCGTGACCTCGGACGACGCCATGACCGCCGACTGGGCCCGCCTCCCCTACGACCTGCTCGAAAAGATAAGCAACCGCATCATCAACGAGGTCCCGGGCGTGAACCGCGTCGCCCTGGACATCACGAGCAAGCCGCCAGGCACCATCGAGTGGGAGTGA
- a CDS encoding PstS family phosphate ABC transporter substrate-binding protein, producing the protein MSRILRARFVVVAALVLALSLVVAACGGGGGGGQGGGGGGGEEVSGEISIQGSSTVQPITQAAAELFREQNPEARIQVGGAGTSDGFEAFCQGDTEISDASRPIDVAEEVPVCEENGVEFIEIPVAFDGISVVVNSENDFATDVTAEQLKTLWEPAAEGQVTRWSQVNPEWPDQEISLYGPGTESGTYEFFNEAIIQNEEETSRLSDVETSEDDNVLVQGVSGDQNALGYFGYSYYENNRDSLKALSIDGVSPSADTIRSGEYLLSRPLFIYVSTQALENNDAVQPFVDFYLAEGNLNRLVEAAKYVTLPDSLAQESRAQYEDRTTGTVFTEEGEPKGGDLQAALEQAQ; encoded by the coding sequence TTGAGTAGGATCTTGCGCGCGAGGTTCGTTGTAGTGGCGGCTCTGGTGCTGGCCTTGTCGCTCGTCGTGGCCGCTTGCGGTGGCGGTGGCGGCGGAGGTCAGGGTGGAGGCGGCGGTGGCGGTGAGGAGGTCTCCGGCGAGATCTCCATCCAGGGATCGAGCACGGTGCAACCGATAACCCAGGCTGCGGCGGAGTTGTTCCGGGAGCAGAACCCGGAAGCGCGCATCCAGGTCGGCGGCGCGGGCACCAGCGACGGCTTCGAGGCCTTCTGCCAGGGCGACACCGAGATCTCCGACGCATCCAGGCCCATAGACGTGGCCGAGGAGGTCCCGGTGTGCGAGGAGAACGGGGTGGAGTTCATCGAGATCCCGGTCGCCTTCGACGGCATCTCCGTGGTGGTCAACTCCGAGAACGATTTCGCGACGGACGTCACTGCCGAGCAGCTCAAGACGCTGTGGGAGCCCGCCGCCGAGGGGCAGGTCACGCGGTGGAGTCAGGTCAACCCCGAGTGGCCCGACCAGGAGATCAGCCTCTACGGCCCCGGCACGGAGTCCGGCACCTACGAGTTCTTCAACGAGGCCATCATCCAGAACGAGGAGGAGACGAGCCGGCTCTCCGACGTCGAGACCAGCGAGGATGACAACGTGCTCGTCCAGGGCGTCTCTGGCGACCAGAACGCGCTCGGCTACTTCGGCTACTCCTACTACGAGAACAACAGGGACAGCCTCAAGGCGCTGTCCATCGACGGGGTTTCGCCCAGCGCGGATACCATCCGCTCCGGCGAGTACCTGCTCTCCCGTCCCCTGTTCATCTACGTAAGCACGCAGGCGCTGGAGAACAACGACGCGGTCCAGCCGTTCGTGGACTTCTATCTCGCGGAAGGGAACCTGAACAGGCTCGTGGAGGCCGCGAAGTACGTGACCCTCCCCGACAGCCTGGCGCAGGAGTCGCGGGCCCAGTACGAGGACCGTACCACCGGCACCGTGTTCACCGAGGAGGGCGAGCCCAAGGGCGGCGACCTGCAGGCGGCGCTCGAGCAGGCGCAGTAA
- the pstC gene encoding phosphate ABC transporter permease subunit PstC: protein MEGSRLAVEARGARSREGDWRRNSRAREVRERVVKVLLTACAYLSIFTTVGIVIVLFEETVRFFLDVSVWEFLTSTRWVPSRGEFGVLPLVYGTLMATFIAIAVALPIGLLTAIYLSEYAPNSLRRWLKPALEILAGVPTVVYGYFALTFITPFFKDSLFPGMDTFNALAPGLIMGVMIIPTVASVSEDAIYAVPRSLREGAYALGATRRETATKIVIPAALSGIVAAVILGVSRAIGETMIVTIAMGAQANWLGSPLEGMQAMTAYIVQVVGGETPRGSVAFKSIFAVGSALFLMTLALNLISYWFVRRFREIY from the coding sequence TTGGAGGGATCGAGATTGGCCGTCGAGGCGCGAGGAGCGAGGTCCAGGGAGGGCGACTGGCGGCGTAACAGCCGCGCCCGGGAGGTCAGAGAGCGGGTGGTAAAGGTGCTGCTCACGGCCTGCGCCTACCTGTCGATCTTCACCACGGTCGGGATCGTCATCGTCCTCTTCGAAGAGACCGTCCGGTTCTTTCTCGACGTCTCCGTCTGGGAGTTCTTGACCTCCACGCGGTGGGTGCCCTCCAGGGGCGAGTTCGGCGTCTTGCCGCTCGTGTACGGCACGCTGATGGCCACCTTTATCGCCATAGCCGTCGCGCTACCGATCGGGCTGCTCACGGCAATCTACCTGAGCGAGTACGCCCCGAACTCCCTGCGGCGGTGGCTCAAGCCGGCGCTCGAGATCCTCGCCGGCGTTCCCACCGTGGTCTACGGTTACTTTGCCCTAACTTTCATCACGCCGTTTTTCAAGGACAGCCTGTTCCCCGGCATGGACACGTTCAACGCGCTCGCCCCCGGCCTCATCATGGGCGTCATGATCATCCCGACGGTGGCCTCGGTCAGCGAGGACGCCATCTACGCCGTGCCGCGCAGCTTGCGGGAGGGCGCCTACGCGCTCGGCGCCACCAGGCGCGAGACGGCCACCAAGATCGTCATACCCGCGGCGCTCTCGGGGATAGTGGCGGCGGTGATCCTCGGGGTCTCGCGGGCCATCGGGGAGACCATGATCGTGACCATCGCGATGGGCGCCCAGGCGAACTGGCTCGGGAGCCCCCTGGAGGGCATGCAGGCGATGACGGCGTACATCGTGCAGGTGGTGGGCGGCGAGACGCCGCGCGGGTCGGTGGCCTTCAAGTCCATCTTCGCGGTAGGGTCGGCGTTGTTCCTCATGACCCTGGCCCTCAACCTCATCAGCTACTGGTTTGTCCGGCGATTCAGGGAGATCTACTAA